From a region of the Triticum aestivum cultivar Chinese Spring chromosome 7D, IWGSC CS RefSeq v2.1, whole genome shotgun sequence genome:
- the LOC123167561 gene encoding E3 ubiquitin-protein ligase GW2 isoform X1 produces the protein MGNAAPRGPAVEERLTQPRRLVRQLSDLDSDRLRRLIRSGDLAPCFDAAEEDGRAVECPICFHFYPSLNRSKCCGKGICTECFLQLMPSKASKAVHCPFCKTAAYAVEYRGARTLSEKKLQREEEQSVYEGATRIHSKNAGGHILLP, from the exons ATGGGCAACGCTGCGCCGCGCGGTCCGGCGGTGGAGGAGCGGCTGACGCAGCCGCGCCGCCTCGTCCGGCAGCTCTCCGACCTGGACTCCGACCGGCTCCGGCGGCTCATCCGCTCCGGCGACCTCGCGCCGTGCTTCGACGCCGCCGAGGAGGACGGACGCGCAGTGGAGTGCCCCATCTGCTTCCAC TTCTACCCGAGTTTGAATCGATCCAAGTGCTGCGGCAAAGGGATCTGCACAG AGTGCTTCTTGCAGTTGATGCCGTCGAAGGCTTCCAAAGCTGTCCA CTGCCCATTCTGCAAAACCGCAGCCTACGCTGTCGAATACCGCGGTGCTAGAACCTTGAGTGAGAAGAAACTTCAACGAGAA GAAGAACAGAGCGTTTATGAGGGTGCGACAAGAATACATTCCAAGAACGCCGGGGGACATATCCTACTACCATAG
- the LOC123167561 gene encoding E3 ubiquitin-protein ligase GW2 isoform X2 → MGNAAPRGPAVEERLTQPRRLVRQLSDLDSDRLRRLIRSGDLAPCFDAAEEDGRAVECPICFHFYPSLNRSKCCGKGICTECFLQLMPSKASKAVHCPFCKTAAYAVEYRGARTLSEKKLQREQNFYSEFLTGRTERL, encoded by the exons ATGGGCAACGCTGCGCCGCGCGGTCCGGCGGTGGAGGAGCGGCTGACGCAGCCGCGCCGCCTCGTCCGGCAGCTCTCCGACCTGGACTCCGACCGGCTCCGGCGGCTCATCCGCTCCGGCGACCTCGCGCCGTGCTTCGACGCCGCCGAGGAGGACGGACGCGCAGTGGAGTGCCCCATCTGCTTCCAC TTCTACCCGAGTTTGAATCGATCCAAGTGCTGCGGCAAAGGGATCTGCACAG AGTGCTTCTTGCAGTTGATGCCGTCGAAGGCTTCCAAAGCTGTCCA CTGCCCATTCTGCAAAACCGCAGCCTACGCTGTCGAATACCGCGGTGCTAGAACCTTGAGTGAGAAGAAACTTCAACGAGAA CAAAACTTTTATTCCGAATTTCTTACAGGAAGAACAGAGCGTTTATGA
- the LOC123169701 gene encoding uncharacterized protein, translating to MAVTAGCSDGSIPISEARRHAAAPARAPNLRFPVTPPPSRAASKLPPTSHDDAAAREIPVAVALLLAAAAANAAIPPTAIAASGGSMGGRSSSSSSSSSSSSSTSSSSSSWSSSTSSSSSSSGPSWYDSSTTHESVGTAAAPPRAAADVDPAVLVQAWLMLIGLILLAVAVWHYTRPRRTVVKLQVALLGLAKPFQKELNEIAEKVEASNQRWYKFILTETICALNRHNDCCVSSSLSADVKVGADSWEEHFDKISLEERSKFDEETLYNLDGIKGKKVYSKKPDGFSNEYIVVTILVAADGALKFPKIKRPADLVAVLEKLNSISASKMRGVNVLWTPQEENDVLSEERLLADYPNLKALSDY from the exons ATGGCGGTCACCGCCGGCTGTTCCGACGGTTCGATTCCCATCTCGGAAGCGCGACGTCACGCGGCGGCGCCGGCACGGGCGCCCAATCTCCGGTTCCCCGTCACGCCCCCGCCCAGTCGTGCAGCCTCGAAGTTGCCGCCGACTAGCCATGACGACGCGGCGGCCCGCGAGATCCCGGTTGCTGTCGCCCTGCTACTCGCCGCCGCGGCCGCGAACGCGGCCATCCCGCCCACCGCGATCGCTGCGTCCGGCGGCTCCATGGGcgggcgctcctcctcctcctcctcgtcctcgagctcCTCTTCTTCAAcatccagcagctcctcctcctggtcctcctcaACATCCTCCAGCTCGTCCTCCTCAGGACCATCTTGGTACGATTCTTCGACGACTCACGAGTCGGTCGGGACGGCGGCCGCACCACCCCGGGCTGCTGCGGACGTTGACCCCGCCGTACTCGTGCAAGCGTGGCTGATGCTCATCGGCCTCATTCTCCTGGCCGTCGCCGTGTGGCACTACACCCGGCCGAGGAGAACCGTGGTCAAGCTCCAG GTTGCGTTGCTGGGCTTGGCAAAGCCGTTTCAGAAGGAACTGAACGAGATCGCTGAGAAGGTGGAGGCTTCGAACCAGCGTTGGTATAAGTTCATATTGACGG AGACCATATGTGCCTTAAACCGTCACAATGATTGTTGCGTCTCTTCAAGCTTATCG GCTGATGTCAAAGTTGGAGCGGATTCTTGGGAGGAGCATTTTGATAAAATTTCTCTGGAGGAGAGGAGCAAATTTGATGAAGAAACACTTTACAACTTGGACGGAATCAAGGGGAAGAAAGTATACTCCAAAAAACCAGATGGCTTCAGCAACGAATATATTGTG GTAACCATCCTAGTGGCTGCTGATGGAGCACTGAAGTTCCCAAAAATCAAAAGACCCGCTGATCTGGTGGCAGTACTGGAAAAACTTAATTCTATATCTGCAAGCAAAATGCGG GGCGTTAATGTTTTATGGACTCCTCAAGAAGAGAACGACGTTCTTTCCGAAGAGAGGCTTCTTGCAGATTATCCTAATCTGAAGGCCCTGAGTGATTACTAG
- the LOC123171382 gene encoding ricin B-like lectin R40G2: MHQSFDCSNIAGDPHHERRQQYYFVAMAYTFRIHCRASDDHSLALIDGQVVLAAADPGDDRQRWYKDVMYAGGLKDEAGNPAFALVNKATGDALKHSLGYHLPVRAIRFNPGCLDESVLWSESRDVAGGFSRVHMVNNMEYIFDAERGGSEYGGPRDGTRLILFRWIRGDNQLWRISDEPAGRGPPMRVSSECNQELSLTVRDGAAVLASTDLEDDKQAWIQSFRNTERVTDSEGRSSFVLVNEATGKALRRSHGDQKLQVVGYCPDSVDVALLWTRGGDLGEGYHCIRRVSDLGYVLDAAEGVPETGGAHDGTPVILFPANGGPNQKWKMTPFH; encoded by the exons ATGCACCAGTCGTTCGATTGTAGTAACATCGCAGGCGACCCACACCACGAGCGCCGACAGCAGTACTATTTCGTAGCCATGGCTTACACGTTCCGGATCCACTGCCGCGCCTCCGACGACCACAGCCTCGCGCTCATCGACGGCCAAGtcgtcctcgccgccgccgaccccggcgACGACCGCCAG CGGTGGTACAAGGACGTGATGTACGCCGGCGGCCTCAAGGACGAGGCCGGCAACCCGGCGTTCGCCCTCGTCAACAAGGCCACCGGCGATGCCCTCAAGCACTCCCTCGGCTACCATCTGCCA GTGAGAGCGATACGGTTCAACCCGGGGTGCCTGGACGAGTCGGTGCTGTGGTCGGAGAGCAGGGACGTGGCCGGCGGCTTCAGCCGCGTCCACATGGTGAACAACATGGAGTACATCTTCGACGCCGAGCGGGGCGGCTCCGAGTACGGCGGCCCGCGCGACGGCACGCGGCTCATCCTCTTCCGCTGGATCCGCGGCGACAACCAGCTCTGGAGGATCTCCGACGAGCCGGCAGGGCGTGGGCCGCCCATGCGGGTCTCGTCTGAGTGCAACCAGGAGCTGAGCCTCACCGTCCGCGACGGCGCCGCCGTCCTCGCGAGCACGGATCTGGAGGATGACAAACAA GCTTGGATCCAGAGCTTTCGGAACACCGAGCGCGTGACGGACTCGGAGGGGCGCAGCTCGTTCGTGCTGGTCAATGAGGCCACCGGGAAAGCGCTGCGGCGCTCCCACGGTGACCAGAAGCTTCAGGTGGTCGGCTACTGCCCGGACTCGGTGGACGTCGCGCTGCTGTGGACGCGGGGTGGCGATCTTGGGGAAGGGTACCACTGCATCCGCAGGGTCAGCGACCTCGGCTACGTCCTTGACGCGGCGGAGGGTGTACCCGAAACCGGCGGGGCGCACGACGGGACGCCCGTCATCTTGTTCCCGGCCAACGGGGGCCCGAATCAGAAGTGGAAGATGACGCCGTTCCATTGA